One Agrobacterium larrymoorei genomic window, CTGCCGGATTGTTGAGATCGTACTGAAACGTGAACTTGCAGTCCTGGTAGCTATTGTCCACGCTGACAACGGCTTGAGCGTTGCGTTGCAACGGCGTATTGAGGATGTTGAACGAGCGCGCCACGAGATCGGTCGGCCAGGCGTATAGACGATAAATCGTTCCAGTTGCCTTATTGGAAATCGTGATTTGATCTGCCGCCGCATGTGACGCGATGGAAAGCACGATTGCTACACTCAAAGCATAACGCATAAGTACCATTTGACGCCCTTAGTGCCGAGGCATGATAGAGAAAGATTTGAGTTCGTCGTGCCCGTCTAGGGCATAGGTCATGTCAAATAAATTCGATTATTCTAGTTGCCGATAATTTCGCGATTTCCGTTTCGATCTATCAGCTCGAGCCGCGTTCCGTCAAAAAGGACATCCGCGCAATCGACTGAATTTCGCTTGCGCACGCAAATCTTTCCATCGGTGATTTTGTAACCCGTCGAACTACCTTCGAGATATTGATAACCGTCCGTTCCATCCTTCAAGCTACCTGCTCTTTGAAGATGTTGCCGGATTTCCGTTTCAGTGGCTGTCCGAAGCTTGTCAGAGGATTGAGCTGCGCCTGCCGGGGACGCAACGGCAACCAATAGAACTAAAATATTAGACAATCGCATCGCTCGACTCCGAAGCTTAATCCAAGAGCATTCGACTACTTATGGGACGATGAAAACTCGTTTACTTTCATCATGTCTCTCGTTCAAAGGCAACTATCTCGAACCGATCAAAAACTCCACACTGCGACTATTCTCTCTGCGACCTTGAAGTTGCATCCATTCTTTTGCGATCAACCAATGAGATAAGCGACTGCCTTCAAAGGCTGTCGATTTCGTCGGATAGCTCTCGAAGCGGTGACGTGGTTAAGCCGCAGTGCGGACTGCAAATTGAGAGCGCTGGCCATGCTCCACTTCAAACTGAGAAAGGAGATCGGAAAGTCGCATGCTCTCCTGAGCAAGACCGGCACCGGCAGCGTTCATCTCTTCCACCATTGCGGCGTTCTGCTGGGTCATATGATCCATTTGATTGACGGACGTGTTGATCTCGGAGAGGCCCGATGCCTGCTCACGGGCAGATACAGCAATGGCATCCATATGCTCATTGATAGCAGCGACGAGTCCTGCAATCTCCTTAAGTCCGTTTCCGGTGTCGTTGACCAGCGTTACACCCTCCCTGACCGCGGCTTCGGAATTGCCAATCAACGTTTTGATCTCCTTTGCGGCATTCGCAGAGCGCTGCGCGAGCTCCCGCACTTCCTGGGCAACGACCGCGAAACCTTTGCCCGCCTCGCCAGCACGCGCCGCTTCGACACCGGCGTTGAGTGCAAGAAGATTGGTCTGGAAGGCGATGTCGTTAATGACACTGATAATCTGGCCAATCTGCTGTGACGCCGTCTCGATCTTACCCATGGCATTGATGGCGTCGGATACGACCGAGCTCGAAACTTCTGCGCGTTCGGTTGCGTGGCGAACCATCTGACGCGCTTCACCGGCGCGCTCCGATGTCTGCTTCACATTGGTCGTGACTTCTTCCAGTGCGGCCGCGGTTTCTTCCAGGGAGGCGGCCTGTTGCTCGGTTCGCTTGGCAAGTTGATCGGATGCACTCGAAATTTCGGTACTGCCGGTTCGCACGGTCAAGGCGGATTTATTGACGCCTTCAAGCGCTTCGCCCAATTGGCGAACCGAACTATTGAAATCATGACGCAGCGCTTCGAAACGTTCGGCAAAAGCGCTGTCGATCTGGCAGGAGAGATCACCCGAAGCCAAGCGACGGAGACCTGTCGCAAGGTTCGAGGTGGCCTGTGTCAGGCGCTCATCCGCTTCTTTTTCGACACGTTGCTGTATTTCAAGACGTTCCGCCTCGGAAGCTTCTCGCAGGCGCGCGGCATCCGCTTCCATGTCGCGGTTACGAATGGATGCCTGCTGAAACACCTCTACCGCGCGGGCCATGTCGCCAATTTCGTCGTGACGTTTGGCACCGATGACTTCGACGGACAGATCGCCAGCGGCGAGTTTGCGCATCGTGCCGGTCAGTTGAGTGATCGGATTTGCAATGCGGAAGATGATGGTGGTGAAGCCGATGACGGAGAGGACTAAGGCCACCAGCGTTGCCGCACCATAAATAAAAATGAAACGCGTTGCTCCATCCACTTGGCTCGCTGTCACTGCAGTCATCTCCTTGAGAGAGGCGGAGGCAATTTCCGCAACCGAGGCCTGTGCAGGTGCAGCCGGCTTGCGCCAGTCGTCGACATTCATGATGAATGCCTGACCGGCCTGAGATGCCTTGATGAGAGCTGCCTTCTGTTCGGCATAAGCACCGGAAAAATACATGTCTTCAGCAACTTTGTGCAGGGTGCGGATGCTTTGCGGGGTGGCATCACTGGCCACGATCTGCGAGATGACGTTCCAGGCCAGAGTTACGCGCGCATCTTGAACGGCGATCTCCGCGAGCTTCTCCGATGATAGCGGCTGTCTGGCGATGACGGCGCCAACCAGCGTCGAATTCGCCGTTCCAAGCTGCGTTCTCGATGTCCAGGCAAGCGAGCGCAGTTGCGTGAACGCGGTCATGGCTGGATCGCGTGCGGTAATCGCGGCTTCGACCTGATAGGCTGCCTTTTCCAGATCGACCAGCATCTGGTCAGCCGCTGTAAGCACCGTCTTGCCGAGTGCGGGGTCGCGATCCTGTACGGCCTTCGCCAAGGCCGCATCGACCGGCATACGTAGAGCCAGCCACGCATCATATTTCTGAAAAATAGGCAAAATAGTCGCTTTTAAGCTGGCAGGCTCGGCGCGGTCGGCGAAAGACTTCACGTTGCCGAAAGCTGCATCGAGATCGCGGCGCCCGTCGTCAATGTTCTTGCGCGTGGAAGACATGTCTGCGATTTCAAGCTTGATTGCAGAGGCAAAGCCCCCGCGCTCGCCTCGCATGCCGAGCAGCGCGTCGAATAAGGATTTGTCGAGTTCCGCGAGATCCGATAAGCGCTTGGAGTTCTGCTGGACGGCAATTTCCCCCAAAAGCTGATTGCCCATCAAGCCCATTACCGCCACACTAAAGATGGCGAAAACGCCGACGAGTATGTTTCTCACCGAAAACTTCATTTCAATTCCCCCTTACGATATTCCGTAACAACACGGAGCGCATCGTACCCCAATACGATCCTCAACCGGACTTGGCGGAATTAATGACTTACCAGCATCTAAGACTTCCCTAACAAATGCGAAAACTCATATGATTTATGTCATCTGTCGTCATGCAACTGCGAAATCGGCTTATTTGTTAAGGGCGGGCTCGTTCCAACACTATCTTTTTTCCATCCGCGAAACCAAAACCTGTTCCCAATCGTATAGCGATGAAAACCAACAAAATTTCAGTCTGGTCAGGGGTCTAGATGGTTTCCGAAACTGCGCACATTCAGGATGAAAATGTTGGAGACGAGCTGACGCCAGAGCAGAGGGAAGAAGCGCGCAAAGCGTTTCTGCTGCGCAGATTCTGGATCAGCGCACGCGGCTATTGGAGCCGGGAGGGTGATCGGTTTGCCTGGCCGGTTTGCATCGGGCTGTTGGTGTTGATCGGGCTCAATGTCTGTTTCCAGTATGGTATCAACGTTTGGAACCGAGGCCTTTTCGATGCCATCGAGCAGCGCAATTCTGCGAATGTATATTACCTCGGATCGTTGTTTCCGCTTCTGGTGCTGGGAAGTGTAACACTCGTCACATCGCAGGTTTATGTGCGCATGCTGATCCAGCGGCGTTGGCGCTCTTGGTTGACCAAGGGGCTTATCGGACGCTGGCTTGCCAACGGTCGATATTACCAGCTGAACCTGATCGATGGTGATCATCAAAACCCGGAAGCGCGCATTTCGGAAGATATGCGGATTGCCACCGAGGCTCCGGTGGATTTCACCTCCGGCGTCATTTCCGCGTTCGTTTCGGCGTCCACCTTCATTGTCGTGCTGTGGACAATCGGTGGGGCGCTCACTGTGCCTTTAGGTGGCTCTACCATCACGATCCCAGGCTTTCTCGTCATCGCCGCGATCCTCTATGCGACGATAACGTCAGGCGCGATTGCATTCATTGGCCGCAACTTCGTCCGGGTCTCGGAGACCAAAAATCAGGTGGAGGCGGAATTTCGTTACACGCTGACGCGCGTCCGCGAGAACGGGGAGAGCATTGCTCTTCTAGGCGGAGAGGAGGAAGAGCGGGAGGATCTCTCCCGGCGCTTCGCAAATGTGCGCCAGCAGTGGAGGCTGCTGGCCAATCAATATATGCGAACGACGCTGGTGTCGCACAGTTCGATGCTGATTGCACCGGTCGTGCCTGTTCTTCTTTGCGCGCCCAAGTTTCTCGATGGTAGTATGACACTCGGTCAGGTGATGCAGGCTGCGTCTGCATTCACCATCGTACAGGGCGCCTTCGGCTGGCTGGTCGATAACTACCCTCGTCTTGCAGACTGGAATGCCTGCGCTCGCCGTGTGGCCTCGCTTATGATGTCACTCGATGGGCTCGAGCAGGCCGAGCAGAGCGACAAGGTCGGGCGCGTGCAGCGTGGCGAAACCTCCGGGACGACGATGCTCAGTCTGGAAAACCTGTCCGTTTCGCTCGGCGATGGCACCGCCGTCGTGAAGGAAACACAGGTCGTCATCGAGCCGGGTGAGCGCGTGTTGGTGGCGGGCGAGTCGGGCTCTGGCAAGAGTACGCTGGTTCGGGCCATCTCCGGCCTCTGGCCATGGGGCGGCGGGCATGTCGATTTTCATCCCGATCACCACCTCTTCATGCTGCCGCAGAAGCCCTATATCCCGACAGGCACATTGCGGCGGGCCGTTTCCTATCCGCAGGCCGCGGAGACATGGGAGCACGAGGATATCGGCGTCGCTCTCGAAAAGGTCGGTCTCGGGCAGTTGATCGAAAAGATCGACGATGAAGCGCCGTGGGACCATACGCTTTCCGGCGGCGAAAAACAGCGCCTGGCCTTTGCCCGCCTTCTTCTGCACAAGCCCAACATCATCGTTCTGGATGAAGCCACCTCGGCACTGGACGAGAAAACGCAGGACAAGATGATGGCGATGCTGATTGAGGAACTACCCGATGCAACGGTGCTGAGCGTCGCTCATCGCGTTGAACTGGAAGCATTCCACACCCGCAAGATAACGCTTGAAAAACGCGAAGGCGGTGCACGGCTCGTCAGCGACGTTGGCCTCATGCAGCAGCGCCGTAAGGGCGGTGCTATTTCGCGGCTAATGAAGCGACGGCGGCGCAAATAAGCGGGTCAGCCGCAAAACCTGAAATACCATTGAGCGGCTGGAGCGAACCCAGCCGCTAAACATCACTGATAAAGCTGCTGATCCGATACCGCGTAGCGGTTACTGGCGGATTGCTGCTGCGGTGGCAGGCACTTCTTTCTGGGGCCGGAAAATGGCTGATAGGAATTGTCTTCTACGCGATAGGAACTATACCGTTCCATGCACCACTGCACATGGTCACTGCCGCTGATATCTTCAGAGACTGCCGCTGTCTGAATTGTGGCCGGGCCCGCGATCTCTGTGGGTGCAACGCATGGCTTTCTGTCGCCGCCGCCATAGGGCTGATAGCTATTGTCTTCCGCAGAATAGGACCGATACTTTGCAGCACACCAGTTCTTTGCCTGTTCGCTGATATCGAAAGTCTGGTCACGGTCCTGCGCCATCTGCATCTGCGTTTCATCGTTGGATGCAACAAGCGAAGGAGCGGCTTTTTTCTTCGCTTCCGCGACAAGGGTTTCGGGGGCGATAACAGCCGGGAGGCGCTCGTAGGCCTGTTTGTTGACGTCGATCCTCTTTACTTCGGAAGTCCAAAGCGGTTCCGCATCCAGATTGGTGAACTGGTGTGAGGGTGCGTCGTGCGAAAGGCTGGAAGCGATTGTCATGGAGCCCGCAAACAGCGGTACTGCGCAAGATGCAAGCAATAGTCCGGCGATGAAGTTCTGCATGAGAGTATCTCCCTTTTGTGATCGGAAATGCTCTCGGCAGCGCTTGGTTCCGCAGCAAATTTTTAAGCTTTATGGAACCTTTTTCAGGGACTTGCGTCCGTTACTTCGTCTTCCTCAGACGCTGAGTTTGCTCTCTTCACCCAGCGTATCTGCAACATAGGCTCCGCGCGTTCCCATGGGCAGTTCAGGCCCGGTCGTCGTATCGAGCGCGGTTTGATGTTCCAACTCCGCATTCAGCGTGCCGCCGACAATGAGGATGGTGACTGATAGCCAGACCCAGATCAGGAAGCCGATCAAAGCTCCCAGCGCGCCATATGTTTTTGCGTAATTGGCGAAATTTTCCATGTAGAAGGAGTAACCGAGCGACATGACGAACCACGATATGGTCGTCAATGCCGCGCCCCAGGTAAGCCACCTGATTTTCGCGGGCTCGCGGCTGGGCGCAAAGCGGTAAATGGCCATAGCTGCGAGCGCGGCCCCCAGCAAAAGGAGCGGCCATCGCATGATCAAAACGGCGGTTTCGAGGTAGGCGTCGAGATAAAGATAGGAAAACAGGACCGGAACGATTGCGACGAAGCCGATGACCACGGCAACGGCAATCATGGCGCAGATGGTGAAGCCCATCGCGACCACATTGAGATGGATGAGGCTGCGCTTTTCATTCTCGTTATAGGCTACGTTCATGGCATCGAATATGGCGAGAATTCCGTTATGACTGCTCCAGAGGGTCACCGCTAGCCCGACAATGAAGGCAATACCAAGCGTCTCGCTCTTTTGCGCTGTCAGCGCGGTCAGTTGATCGGCCACGAGATCGAAAGCACCGGGTGGCAGAATAACTGCAAGCTTGCCCAGATGCTCGGACATTGTCGCAGGGTCGGCGAAGAGGCCGTATAGCGAAACGAGAACCGCGAGCGCCGGGAACAAGGCAAGCAGGATGTAAAACGTCACGCCGCCGGCGATCAGCGTCACGCGGTCGTTTCTGACCTCGTTAAAAACCCGCCCGAGAACATCCAGAAGTCCACGCTTTGGAATATCTTCCGGCACCCTGGCAAGACGCCCCCGCTCCTGATCGCGGGGATTGCCATAGGCAAGTTCGGGCTGCTTTTTGACGAGCGCGAACGAAGCCGCGATGGTCGCTGCAGTAAGAAGGAACAGGGAGCTCTTGGCCGGTATGATGCGCGCGAGTTTCATGCGCATCATAACGTTATAGAGCGCCGAAAAGCTGCGTAAGCTGGATAAGAAATGATGATATGTTTGTGTCTGGCAGAAAAGCGAAAGACGAATGCCCGCTTGTTCAAGCGAGCACTGCTAGGCGGTGCTCGCCTTCTGCACTGACTGCCGGGTAAGCCGAAAGGCTTTCGAAGGTCGGCTTGGCCAGAACGTAACCTTGAATGAGTGATACGCCCAGGTCTCTGAGAGTTGAAAGCTCGTCTTGCGTCTCCACGCCTTCGCATATCGGCGTGATCGACAGTTCGTTCAACATGGCGAGCGTGTGTTTGACGATGCCACGTTTCACCGGATCCTGATCGATCCCGCGGATCAGATCCATATCCAGCTTGACGATATCCGGCTGGAAACGGGTGAGAAGCGAAAGCCCGGAATGGCCAGCACCAAAATCGTCGATGGCAGTCTTGAAGCCGAGCGAACGATATGTACGCAGGATGTTCAAAAGGTGGTTGGTGTCGAGCCGCTCATTTTCAGTGAATTCGAAGATGATGCGATCTGCCGGGAAGCCGGTCTGCATTGCCGTTGCCAACGTCAGCCGAATGCAGGCGCGCGGCTCGTAAACTGCGTTGGGCATGAAGTTGATCGAGAGTTTCGTGCTGCCGGCTGGCTCGAACAGGCTGGCTGCCAGTTCTATTGCCTTGACGCGGCACTGTTGGTCGAAGGCGTAGCGATTGTCGCTCGTCACCTGATCCAGAACTGATCTGGCGCCCTCCCCGCCCGGTCCGCGAACAAGCGCTTCATGAGCAAAGACTGTGCCATTGGAAACGTCGAAGATTGGCTGAAACGCCATCGAGAAAGGAATCGGGAAACCCTCGGCGCCATCATGGCAACCTTTACATTTTGTTGCCATTGAAGCGATCTCCATTTCTAAGCAGGGAGAGTATGCGCGCAATCACTTAATTAGTTTCTAATCCTAATCGAAGGGCGCGAAGGCGTTCGGTCTTGGCGCGGCGCTCTTCCGCTTCTATTGCAACGATGTTGCGAAATGCGGTCGTCGTATTGGCCATCTTTTGCTCGGTGGAGAGCTTTTCTGGCTTGAACAGGTCGTCGGCGGTGGTTGTCATCTACATCTCCGGTAAAGATGAAGTAACAGATTTAGGAATGTAAAGTTCCGTTGCTCCGCCGCTTTCATGGCTCTTCCCATCAGTGGTCAGCGAAAGGAAGCGTCGTTCATTTGCTCGCGGTTGCAGATGCGCCTTCAATGATCACGTGGAGGATCAAATTGGGCAGTTCCGGCCCGATTTAATCAGCGCGCTCAGCATGATCCTCGTCATCATCACGAAGACTGCCGGGGGATTTGCCGTAGATGCGTCGGAAAGAACGGCCCATGTTGGAAGCGCTGCTAAAGCCGACATCGACCGCGATATCGATCAACGGCCTGCTGGTGCTGGTAATCAGATGATTGGCGCGGCGCAGCCGCAGCAGCTTATAGGCTTCAGCCGGGGAGTAGCCGAGAACCCGTTGAAATAGCCGCTCCAGTTGACGACGCGACAATTGTACGGCCTGCGCGAGACGTTCGATCTCGATCGGCTCGGCAATATGCTGCTCCATCAAAAGCATTACGGCGTTGACGCGCTGATCGATTTCGTCGCTGTCATTGCGCGGCTGCATGGGCACGCGCGACTGGCTGTCGCTGGCCTTGCGCGGTGAGGTGATTTGCAGAATGTCGAGCGCATTGCGCTCCGCATCGCGACCGACCCAGGCGCGGACGATAAAGGCCGCCAGATCCGCGGAGCTGGCTCCGCCTGCACAGGAACCGCGTTTTCCATCGAAATTGAAAAGCCGGTCCGGCCTGACGCGAAGGTCTGGAAAACGCTCCCGAAACGCCTCGAAGTGAAGCCAGCTCACGCAGCTCTCATGCTCCCTCATAAGGCCCGCTTCGGCCAGAATGAAGGAACCGGTGCATACACCGAGCAACGGTATATCAAGGGCCGCGGCGCGTTTCAGATAGTCCAGCGTCTGCCGGTTACAAGCCACATCCTCCGAAAGAAGACCACCGACGACGACAAGAACATCGAAGCGTTCCGGCGAGACGAGATCACTCGTCGGTGCGACACTGACGCCGCAGCTGGAGCGGATGAGATGCCGTGTATCACCAAGCACCTCCCAATCCGCCAGCACTCTGCCGGAACGGTCCAGCTCATCGCTTGCCAGACGCAGCGTATCGACAAAAAGGGAGAAGGCAGAGAGGGTAAAGGTGCGTCCCAGAACGAAGCCGACCTTCAGCCGCGCCGGCGATTTGGATTGCTGTTTCTGTCTCTGTAGCATCTGTTCGTTCCGGGGCGGCTTCTCAAAACTGGAGGCATGGATGCTATAGTTCCGCTTCTCTGCGGATCGTCAAGGCTTACGCCGTTGCAGGCTCACTCGTGCCGGGAGGACTGAGGCCGCCGCCATCAAAAATAGGCCTGCTTCGCGCGGAGAAGCAGGCCCCGTCGTTGAGAGGCTCAGCCTCCCAGGACGAACCGTGAAAAGGCGAGTGCCTTGCGTGCATCCTCATCCATCTTGGCCGTATCCGCGCCATCGGTGAGATCGCGCCAGACGCGAATATCAGAGCCGATTGTTCCGCCGGTCTTGACGAAGGGCTCCATGACGACGGCGCCGTCGTAGTTGATCTCCCGAAGCGCCAGGCCGATCTCATGCCACGGCATTCTGCCCTTGCCGGGAACGCGGCGGTTGCTTTCGCCTGTGTGGAAATGACCAAGAAGGGGGCCTGCGGTGCGGATGGCGTCGCCGAAGCTGTCTTCCTCGATATTCATGTGGAAGGTATCGAGCATCACCTTCACGTTCGGCTTGCCGACATCCTTCACGAAGGCCACGCCCTCGGCGGCGGTGTTGAGTACGTGGTTTTCGAAGCGGTTGAGAACCTCGATGCAGAGATTGATGCCGAGATTATTGGCGAAATCGGCGATACCGTGAATGCCCTCGACGCCTCTGGCGCGGTCGCCCACCTTGTCGACCGGCTGGGAATAATCGACAGGCCAATAGGAATGCAGCGCGCCGCCAATGGTGTGGATATCGAGCTTGGCGACATTGGTCAGCGTGCGCTCGAAAAAGGCTTTGCCAGCTTCACGCACCGAAGCGTCCGGCGATGAGAGGTTTTTCGTCTTGGACGGACCGATACCGGCTGTGAGAGTGATGCCATTGTCTTTGGCGCTCTGCTTGATCGCCGCAAGTTCGGCATCGCTATACTCATTGATATGGTGCGCGGCGACCTCAATGATATCGAAGCCGAGTTTCGCGACTTTCTCGATATAGGGGCCGAATTTCGCGCTCCATTCATGCTCCCAATAGGAGTAGTAGATACCGTGTTTCATCTGTGCCTCTTTCGATTGGTAGGAATGCTAAGGGCCGTCAGTTGGCAGTCTCAGCGGGTGTATTGTCAGGGTTCCTCACCCGAAGGTCCGGTTCGGTGCTGATCCTGCCGATCAACAGGCCGTTCGGCAGATCGTTGTTCTCGACTTTGCCTGTGATCTCCTCTTTCGAGAGACCGAAGCTTCGCCAGCGATCCTGAAGCCGTCGCCTTAAGTCGTCCTCGTTCACGTCGACAAAGATCGTGAGATCGAAAATGGGCTTTAGCCGATCCCACGGAGCTTGCCCCGCAAGCAGATAGTTGCCTTCACAGACGATGATATCGATGGATCGGGGGATCAGGCGGCCGCCTGCCCGGGCGATTTCGAGTGCGCGGTCGAAGACGGGCACGGCAATGACATCGTCTTCATTGGCCTTCAGGCGTTCCAGCATGTGGCGTAGCCCGTGCGCATCGAATGTATCGATAGCACCCTTGAACGGGAGCCTGTTCATCTCTTCCAGCACGGCATCGTCGTAATGATACCCATCCATGGGAAAGAGCGCGGCGGAAATATCCTGCGCCGAGTTCAGATGCTCGACCACGCGTTCGGCGATTGTCGATTTGCCCGATCCCGGTGCCCCGGCAATCGCGATGATGATCCGCCTCCCCTGTTTCTCAAAGCGATCCAAGGTCAGATTAGCGATGGTATGTGCGTTTTCGTCTAAAGTGGTCACGGCAATTCTCGAATGGATGCGGCGTTAGAAAAAAGCCGATATTGGTCGGCCTTGCTGCGCAGAAAGGCCAGCCCCTGATCCAGAGTCTCATCCGCATCGCGGGTAACGGGACGCCAGGTCGAGATCGCGCCTGCCATTTCGACCGGCATTCTCGCAAAGCTTTCGAGAACCAGCAGTCCTTTGAATTCTATTCCAGAAAGTGCCGCAAACAGCGCATCCCAAGCCACATTGCCGAAGCCCGGCGTGCCGCGGTCGCTTTCGGACATGTGCATGTATTTCAGGTGGTCGCGCGCAGCGATGATGCCATTGGCGATGCCTTTCTCCTCCATATTCATATGGAAGGTGTCCAGATGGACGAAGACGTTGTCCATGCCGATCCGCTCCACCAGTCCAACCGCCTGCTCGGCAGAATTGATCAGGTGGTTTTCGTAGCGATTGACCGCCTCGATGCCGAACTGGAGCCCTAGCGACTTGGCATGCTTTGCCGCGGCAGTCAGCGCATAGGTCAGATTATCGTATTCGCCCTGGGTCGGCCTTTGTCCGGTGCGCTCATTCGTGCCGCCGAAAGTGACGCCTGTCAGTGCTTGCGCACCCATCTCGCTCGCTTTGTCCAGTGCTGCCTTGAGATGGTCGATTGCAGCATCGGGCCTTATCGAGGCCCAGGCATGTTCGGGCAAGAACAGCGAGCAAGTGGCATTCAGGCGATGTTTTTCCAAAAGCGCCCGGCTACGCTGCGCATCGACGGATGCGATATCGATCAGCGGAATTTCGATGAAATCCTGATTGTAATGGGCGGCTCCGGCGATTGCGCGCTCGGCCCCGGCGTGGTCCCACACGGTGGACCACATCATTGCATGAACACCAAATCCTTGCACGTCAGGCCTTCTTTCTGCGGTATGCGGTATAGTTTGAAACGATTGTGCGGGCGGCCATCACCACGATCATCAGCACGCCCCACAAAGCGGTGGCGAGATGCTGATTGGCGCCAAGCAGGTTCAGCCCGGAGGAGAGAAGCTGCAACACGATCAGTGCGACGAAGACGGGCAGGACGCGTCCGAAACCGCCGAACGGGTTGATGCCACCGAGAAACGCCGCCAGCACGGTGATCAGCAGATAGGATTCACCATGGCCCACGCGCACCGAGTTGAAGCGCGCCAGCATGATGATGCCCGCAACTGCGCACATGAGCCCGGAGAGTGTGTAGACAAGGATTTGAATTTTGCGGGTGTTGAGGCCGGAATAGCGGGCGGCCTCTATGTTCGAACCGATCATCAACAGCCCGAAGCCCAGCTTGCTGCGCGTCAAGAGCAATTGCCACAGAGCAACGCAGACGATGAAGATGAGAAGTGGAATAGGCAGCCCGAAAAACGATCCATGACCGATGGGCGCCATATAGCTCGGGAAGCCCGAAACATCGCCGCCCCTCGTCAAAAATTCTCCGAGACCGCGCAGGAAAATCATCATCGACAGCGTGACGAGAATGGGGTGCGCGCTGGTATAGGCGATTGCGGCGCCGGTCATGGCCCCGGCGGCGCCACCGACTGTGAGTGCTGCAAGACATGCGAAAAAGAAACTGCTGGGCGGCGCATCGACCCCGCCATGGGCCTGCAACACCCATGCTGCTGCAAGGCCGGAAAGGTTGGCGGCAAAAGTGACGGAGAGATTGATGCCGCCGGTCAAAAGCGGCAGAAGCATCGCCAGCGTTAGCAGACCGAGTTCAGGAAGCTGGAAGGCGACGGAGCCGAATGTGCCCATCGAAATAAAGTTGTCCGCCGAAAGTCCGAAGACGAGTATGACCGCGATGAAGGCGATGACCGGACCGGCCATATCCGGGCCGAAAGTGGCGTTGAACTTACGAATGGCAGACGTCATGAGCGCGTGCTCCCCTGTCTTATAGAACGCTTCATTGCGGATGGCAGAAGCTTATCGAGCCGAGCGGAGGAAAGCGTGATCGCGACGAGAATGATGGCCCCGACGATCATCTTGAATGCGAAAGGCGACACGCCCATCAGGTTGAGGCCGTTCTGGGTGATGGAGACCAGAAGCATACCGAGCACGCAGCCGATGACCGAACCTTTGCCGCCGCCAAGCCGGGCG contains:
- a CDS encoding sugar phosphate isomerase/epimerase family protein translates to MKHGIYYSYWEHEWSAKFGPYIEKVAKLGFDIIEVAAHHINEYSDAELAAIKQSAKDNGITLTAGIGPSKTKNLSSPDASVREAGKAFFERTLTNVAKLDIHTIGGALHSYWPVDYSQPVDKVGDRARGVEGIHGIADFANNLGINLCIEVLNRFENHVLNTAAEGVAFVKDVGKPNVKVMLDTFHMNIEEDSFGDAIRTAGPLLGHFHTGESNRRVPGKGRMPWHEIGLALREINYDGAVVMEPFVKTGGTIGSDIRVWRDLTDGADTAKMDEDARKALAFSRFVLGG
- a CDS encoding nucleoside triphosphate hydrolase; its protein translation is MTTLDENAHTIANLTLDRFEKQGRRIIIAIAGAPGSGKSTIAERVVEHLNSAQDISAALFPMDGYHYDDAVLEEMNRLPFKGAIDTFDAHGLRHMLERLKANEDDVIAVPVFDRALEIARAGGRLIPRSIDIIVCEGNYLLAGQAPWDRLKPIFDLTIFVDVNEDDLRRRLQDRWRSFGLSKEEITGKVENNDLPNGLLIGRISTEPDLRVRNPDNTPAETAN
- a CDS encoding sugar phosphate isomerase/epimerase family protein: MQGFGVHAMMWSTVWDHAGAERAIAGAAHYNQDFIEIPLIDIASVDAQRSRALLEKHRLNATCSLFLPEHAWASIRPDAAIDHLKAALDKASEMGAQALTGVTFGGTNERTGQRPTQGEYDNLTYALTAAAKHAKSLGLQFGIEAVNRYENHLINSAEQAVGLVERIGMDNVFVHLDTFHMNMEEKGIANGIIAARDHLKYMHMSESDRGTPGFGNVAWDALFAALSGIEFKGLLVLESFARMPVEMAGAISTWRPVTRDADETLDQGLAFLRSKADQYRLFSNAASIRELP
- a CDS encoding GlxA family transcriptional regulator, translated to MLQRQKQQSKSPARLKVGFVLGRTFTLSAFSLFVDTLRLASDELDRSGRVLADWEVLGDTRHLIRSSCGVSVAPTSDLVSPERFDVLVVVGGLLSEDVACNRQTLDYLKRAAALDIPLLGVCTGSFILAEAGLMREHESCVSWLHFEAFRERFPDLRVRPDRLFNFDGKRGSCAGGASSADLAAFIVRAWVGRDAERNALDILQITSPRKASDSQSRVPMQPRNDSDEIDQRVNAVMLLMEQHIAEPIEIERLAQAVQLSRRQLERLFQRVLGYSPAEAYKLLRLRRANHLITSTSRPLIDIAVDVGFSSASNMGRSFRRIYGKSPGSLRDDDEDHAERAD
- a CDS encoding ABC transporter permease, giving the protein MTSAIRKFNATFGPDMAGPVIAFIAVILVFGLSADNFISMGTFGSVAFQLPELGLLTLAMLLPLLTGGINLSVTFAANLSGLAAAWVLQAHGGVDAPPSSFFFACLAALTVGGAAGAMTGAAIAYTSAHPILVTLSMMIFLRGLGEFLTRGGDVSGFPSYMAPIGHGSFFGLPIPLLIFIVCVALWQLLLTRSKLGFGLLMIGSNIEAARYSGLNTRKIQILVYTLSGLMCAVAGIIMLARFNSVRVGHGESYLLITVLAAFLGGINPFGGFGRVLPVFVALIVLQLLSSGLNLLGANQHLATALWGVLMIVVMAARTIVSNYTAYRRKKA